One window from the genome of Cryptomeria japonica chromosome 6, Sugi_1.0, whole genome shotgun sequence encodes:
- the LOC131073030 gene encoding small ribosomal subunit protein eS27y has protein sequence MVLSNDIDLLHPPAEVEKRKHKLKRLVQSPNSFFMDVKCQGCFNITTVFSHSQTVVVCGNCQTVLCQPTGGRARLTEGCSFRKKGD, from the exons ATG GTTCTTTCGAATGATATTGATCTGCTTCACCCTCCAGCGGAGGTGGAAAAACGAAAGCATAAGTTGAAGAGGCTTGTGCAGTCCCCAAATTCGTTTTTCATG GATGTGAAGTGTCAAGGATGCTTCAACAT CACCACAGTTTTCAGTCATTCCCAGACCGTTGTTGTATGTGGGAATTGCCAAACTGTTTTATGCCAGCCAACTGGAGGACGAGCTCGCCTAACTGAAGGCTGCTCTTTCAGAAAGAAGGGTGATTGA